One genomic segment of Bradyrhizobium diazoefficiens includes these proteins:
- a CDS encoding FAD binding domain-containing protein, protein MDLNTITTVAHPQTRAELPAWTAGDAWLAGGTWLFSEPQAHLRRLIDLTDLKWPALTITDSHLSIAATCTVAQLDGFACPPDWLATPLIGQCCRAFLASFKIWKTATIGGNLCMSLPAGPMISLTAALDGVCTIWKAGGGEQKIPVVDFVTGNQRNRLTPGDLMRQIDIPIAALKRRTSFRQISLAPVGRSAALLIGSLDTDGTLALTVTASTVRPIQLSFSKAPDASALRDAIMQQITDELYHTDIHGKPLWRRHMTLRLAEEIRSELPGATPS, encoded by the coding sequence ATGGATTTGAATACCATCACGACGGTCGCCCATCCGCAAACGCGCGCGGAGCTGCCCGCCTGGACGGCAGGCGATGCCTGGCTTGCGGGCGGCACTTGGCTGTTCTCGGAGCCACAAGCCCATTTGAGGCGGCTGATCGACCTCACCGACCTGAAATGGCCGGCGCTGACGATCACGGACAGCCATCTCTCCATCGCTGCCACCTGCACCGTTGCACAGCTCGATGGTTTCGCCTGCCCGCCCGATTGGCTTGCTACGCCGCTGATCGGCCAGTGCTGCCGTGCCTTCCTTGCCTCGTTCAAAATCTGGAAAACGGCGACAATCGGCGGCAATCTCTGCATGTCGCTGCCGGCCGGTCCCATGATCTCGCTCACCGCGGCGCTCGACGGCGTCTGCACGATCTGGAAGGCCGGCGGCGGCGAGCAGAAGATTCCGGTCGTCGACTTCGTCACCGGCAACCAGCGCAACCGCCTGACGCCGGGCGATCTGATGCGACAGATTGATATCCCGATCGCCGCGCTGAAGCGTCGCACTTCGTTTCGCCAGATCTCCTTGGCGCCGGTCGGCCGCTCCGCGGCGCTCCTGATCGGCAGCCTCGATACCGACGGCACATTGGCCCTGACGGTGACCGCATCGACGGTGCGACCGATCCAGCTATCCTTCTCCAAGGCCCCGGACGCGAGCGCGCTTCGCGACGCCATCATGCAGCAGATCACGGATGAGCTGTACCACACCGACATCCACGGCAAGCCGCTCTGGCGCAGGCATATGACGCTACGGCTCGCCGAGGAGATCCGCAGCGAATTGCCGGGGGCTACGCCGTCATGA
- a CDS encoding 8-oxoguanine deaminase, with protein MNDAKPVWIKDPLAILGDGAERGIVVKDGRIVELVPTGGMPAMADVALFEAGEHVVLPGLINTHHHFYQTLTRALPAAMDRELFPWLQALYPVWTKLTPEALELGVTVAMSELLLSGCTTTTDHHYVFPAGLEDAVDIEVAVAKRLRMRVLLTRGSMNLSQRDGGLPPDSVVQDEDTILADSARVVANHHQRGADAMVQIALAPCSPFSVTTSLMRATAELADKLDVRLHTHLAETEDENRFCGEMYGCRPLDYLDQCGWLNARTWLAHGIFFNADEMKRLGKARTSISHCACSNQILASGCCPVCDMEAAGVGIGLGVDGSASNDGSNLMQEVRAAFLLQRARYGVSKVSHKDALRWATKGSAACVGRPELGEIAVGKAADLALFKLDELRFSGHGDPLAALVLCGAHRADRVMVAGKWAVVDGAIPGLDVPDLIRRHSAAARAMHAG; from the coding sequence ATGAACGACGCAAAGCCGGTCTGGATCAAGGATCCTCTCGCCATCCTCGGGGACGGCGCCGAGCGCGGTATCGTGGTCAAGGATGGCCGCATCGTCGAGCTGGTGCCTACCGGCGGCATGCCGGCAATGGCGGATGTCGCGCTGTTCGAGGCGGGTGAGCACGTCGTGCTGCCGGGCCTGATCAACACCCATCATCATTTCTACCAGACCCTGACGCGAGCGCTGCCGGCGGCGATGGACCGCGAGCTGTTTCCCTGGCTCCAGGCGCTCTATCCGGTGTGGACGAAGCTGACGCCGGAAGCGCTTGAGCTCGGCGTCACGGTGGCAATGTCCGAATTGCTGCTGTCGGGCTGCACCACGACGACGGACCATCATTATGTCTTCCCGGCGGGACTGGAGGACGCCGTCGATATCGAGGTGGCCGTGGCAAAGCGTCTCCGCATGCGCGTGCTGCTGACGCGCGGTTCGATGAACCTGTCACAGCGCGACGGCGGGCTGCCGCCTGACAGCGTCGTGCAGGACGAGGATACGATCCTCGCCGACAGCGCCCGTGTGGTCGCAAATCATCACCAGCGCGGCGCGGATGCGATGGTGCAGATCGCGCTGGCGCCTTGCTCGCCGTTCTCGGTGACGACGTCGCTGATGCGCGCCACCGCCGAGCTCGCCGACAAGCTCGACGTGCGCCTGCACACGCATCTTGCCGAGACCGAGGACGAGAACAGATTTTGCGGGGAGATGTATGGCTGCCGCCCGCTCGATTATCTCGATCAATGCGGTTGGCTCAACGCACGGACCTGGCTTGCGCATGGCATATTTTTCAACGCCGACGAAATGAAGCGGCTCGGCAAGGCTAGGACCAGCATCAGCCATTGCGCCTGCAGCAATCAGATTCTGGCGTCCGGCTGCTGCCCGGTTTGCGATATGGAGGCGGCGGGCGTTGGCATCGGGCTGGGCGTCGACGGCTCGGCCTCGAACGACGGATCGAATCTGATGCAGGAGGTGCGCGCGGCGTTCCTGCTGCAACGCGCCCGCTATGGCGTGAGCAAAGTCAGCCACAAGGACGCGCTGCGCTGGGCCACCAAGGGCTCGGCGGCCTGCGTCGGCCGGCCGGAGCTCGGCGAGATTGCCGTCGGGAAGGCCGCCGATCTCGCGCTGTTCAAGCTGGACGAGCTGCGCTTCTCCGGCCACGGCGATCCCTTGGCCGCACTGGTGCTATGCGGGGCGCATCGGGCCGATCGGGTGATGGTCGCGGGGAAATGGGCCGTGGTCGACGGAGCCATCCCGGGCCTTGATGTCCCCGATCTCATCCGCCGCCACAGCGCCGCGGCGCGGGCCATGCATGCGGGATAA
- a CDS encoding BMP family ABC transporter substrate-binding protein produces the protein MRKSLLALAAGLLLAGSVGAASAADKLKVGFIYLGPIGDLGWTYQHELARQALVKELGDKIETTYLENVPEGPDAERAIEQLVRAGNKLIFTTSFGYMDPTLKVAKKYPNVHFEHATGYKRNTNMSTYSAKWYQGRYIQGLIAAKMSKSGVLGYIGSFPIPEVVSGINATILAAQTINPNIKVKIIWANTWFDPGKEADAAKALIDQGADVIMQHTDSPAAMQIASERGKLAFGQDSEMIKFGPKTQLTSILDTWGPYYIERVKAELAGTWKSEDTWGGLDSHMFAMAPYTNMPDDVKKIAEDAQAAITAGKLHPFKCPVTGQDGKPVECKGGDHLDDGQILGMNFYVKGIEDKLPGK, from the coding sequence ATGAGGAAATCACTTCTTGCGCTGGCTGCCGGCCTTCTGCTTGCCGGAAGCGTCGGCGCAGCCTCGGCCGCCGACAAGCTGAAAGTCGGCTTCATCTACCTCGGTCCGATCGGAGACTTGGGGTGGACCTACCAACATGAGCTTGCCCGACAGGCGCTGGTGAAGGAGCTCGGCGACAAGATCGAGACCACTTATCTGGAGAACGTCCCTGAAGGCCCCGACGCCGAGCGCGCCATCGAGCAGCTCGTCCGCGCCGGCAACAAGCTGATCTTCACGACGTCGTTTGGCTACATGGACCCGACGCTGAAGGTCGCCAAGAAATATCCGAACGTGCATTTCGAACACGCCACCGGCTACAAGCGCAACACGAACATGTCGACCTATTCGGCCAAATGGTATCAGGGCCGCTACATTCAAGGCCTGATCGCGGCCAAGATGTCGAAGTCAGGCGTGCTCGGCTACATCGGCTCGTTCCCGATTCCCGAGGTCGTCTCCGGCATCAATGCGACGATCCTAGCGGCGCAGACCATCAACCCGAACATCAAGGTCAAGATCATCTGGGCCAACACCTGGTTCGATCCGGGCAAGGAGGCCGATGCCGCCAAGGCGCTGATCGACCAGGGTGCGGACGTGATCATGCAGCACACGGATTCGCCAGCGGCGATGCAGATTGCCAGCGAACGCGGCAAGCTCGCCTTCGGCCAGGATTCGGAAATGATCAAGTTCGGGCCGAAGACCCAGCTGACCTCGATCCTCGACACCTGGGGCCCGTACTACATCGAGCGCGTCAAGGCCGAGCTCGCCGGCACCTGGAAGTCCGAGGACACCTGGGGCGGCCTCGACAGCCACATGTTCGCGATGGCGCCCTACACCAACATGCCTGACGACGTGAAAAAGATCGCCGAGGATGCCCAGGCCGCGATCACCGCGGGCAAGCTGCATCCGTTCAAATGCCCGGTCACTGGGCAGGACGGCAAGCCAGTCGAATGCAAGGGCGGCGATCACCTCGACGACGGCCAGATCCTCGGCATGAATTTCTATGTGAAGGGCATCGAAGACAAGCTGCCGGGCAAGTAG
- a CDS encoding ABC transporter permease: MELVEAIILSVLAASTPLLIAATGELVAERSGVLNLGVEGMMIVGAACGFADAWLTGSILVGALFGIVAGTLMSLVFAVMALGLAVNQVATGLALTILGIGLSGLIGAGFVGERITPAAHLIIPGLTDVPLIGRVLFGQDAFVYFSIALIIGVWWFLYRTRAGLILRACGDNHVSAHALGYPVLRIRTLAVMFGGACAGLAGAYLPLAYTPFFIPGMTAGRGWIALALVVFSSWRPGRLVVGAYLFGAATILQLHAQGWGVGIPSQFMSALPYLATVIVLVLLSRARTGGSTAPAALGTVFVPDR, encoded by the coding sequence GTGGAGCTGGTTGAAGCCATCATCCTCTCGGTGCTTGCCGCATCCACCCCGCTGCTGATCGCGGCGACCGGCGAGCTCGTGGCCGAGCGCTCCGGCGTGCTCAATCTCGGGGTCGAGGGCATGATGATCGTCGGCGCGGCCTGCGGCTTTGCCGACGCGTGGCTGACCGGCTCGATTCTGGTTGGCGCGCTGTTCGGCATCGTCGCGGGGACGCTGATGTCGCTGGTCTTCGCAGTGATGGCGCTCGGGCTCGCCGTCAACCAGGTGGCAACGGGACTGGCGCTGACCATCCTTGGCATCGGACTCTCGGGCCTGATCGGGGCCGGCTTCGTCGGCGAGCGCATCACGCCGGCGGCGCACCTCATCATTCCCGGCCTCACCGACGTTCCGCTGATCGGCCGCGTGCTGTTCGGCCAGGACGCCTTCGTCTATTTTTCCATCGCGCTCATCATCGGCGTCTGGTGGTTTCTGTACCGCACGAGGGCGGGACTGATCCTGCGCGCCTGCGGCGACAACCATGTCTCCGCTCATGCGCTCGGCTATCCCGTGCTGCGCATCCGTACCCTCGCCGTGATGTTCGGCGGCGCCTGCGCCGGGCTTGCTGGCGCCTACCTGCCGCTCGCTTATACTCCGTTCTTCATTCCCGGCATGACCGCGGGCCGCGGCTGGATCGCGCTGGCGCTCGTCGTGTTCTCGTCGTGGCGGCCGGGCCGGCTTGTGGTCGGCGCTTATCTGTTCGGCGCGGCGACGATCCTGCAACTGCATGCGCAGGGCTGGGGTGTCGGCATTCCCTCGCAATTCATGTCGGCGCTGCCTTATCTCGCAACCGTCATCGTGCTGGTGCTGTTGTCCCGCGCGCGCACCGGCGGCTCGACCGCGCCGGCCGCGCTCGGCACCGTGTTCGTGCCTGACCGCTGA
- a CDS encoding ABC transporter permease gives MQLVLEKRAERSNTIALISPLIAIGLTIATMVILFAILGKNPLLALHAYFIAPLTDGYSLQEIAVKATPLVMIAIGLSLCYLANAWNVGAEGQFLIGAVAGSWIAVKTQGTDAGAWVLPAMLVLAAAAGALYALIPAICKVKFDASEILTSLMLVYVADLFLDYLVRGPWRDPHGFNFPTTAEFDPVATVPLLIEGGRLHLGSIIALLVVAAAAVLLRRTIKGFEIRVVGAAPRAARFGGFNANQLVILTFAVSGALAGLAGIIEVAGPVGHLQPGISPGYGFTAIIVAFLGRLNPLGILIAGLFLALTFIGGEQAQIAMKIPLDVTKVFQGILLFYVLACDSLILYRFKLVLPNRQVARGAG, from the coding sequence ATGCAGTTGGTGCTTGAGAAGCGCGCCGAGCGCTCCAACACGATCGCGCTCATCTCGCCGCTGATCGCGATCGGCCTGACGATCGCCACCATGGTCATCCTGTTCGCGATTCTCGGCAAGAATCCGCTGCTGGCCCTGCACGCCTATTTCATCGCGCCGCTCACCGACGGCTACTCGCTCCAGGAGATCGCGGTGAAGGCGACGCCGCTGGTGATGATCGCGATCGGGCTGTCGCTCTGCTATCTCGCCAATGCCTGGAACGTCGGCGCCGAAGGCCAGTTCCTGATCGGCGCGGTCGCCGGAAGCTGGATCGCGGTGAAGACGCAAGGCACCGACGCCGGCGCCTGGGTACTGCCGGCGATGCTCGTGCTCGCGGCTGCCGCGGGCGCGCTGTACGCGCTGATCCCGGCGATCTGCAAAGTGAAGTTCGACGCCAGTGAAATCCTGACCAGCCTGATGCTGGTCTATGTCGCCGATCTTTTCCTCGATTATCTCGTTCGCGGCCCCTGGCGCGATCCGCACGGTTTCAATTTTCCGACCACGGCCGAGTTCGATCCGGTCGCAACCGTGCCCCTGCTGATCGAAGGCGGCCGCCTGCATCTCGGCTCGATCATCGCCCTGCTCGTCGTCGCGGCGGCGGCAGTGCTGCTTCGGCGAACGATCAAGGGCTTCGAGATCCGCGTGGTCGGCGCTGCGCCCCGCGCTGCACGATTCGGCGGCTTCAATGCCAACCAGCTGGTCATCCTCACCTTCGCGGTCTCGGGCGCGCTGGCGGGTCTCGCCGGCATCATCGAGGTCGCCGGCCCGGTCGGGCATCTCCAGCCCGGCATCTCGCCCGGCTACGGCTTCACCGCGATCATCGTCGCCTTCCTCGGTCGGCTGAACCCGCTTGGAATATTAATTGCAGGACTTTTCCTCGCGCTGACCTTTATCGGCGGCGAGCAGGCACAGATCGCGATGAAGATCCCGTTGGATGTCACCAAGGTTTTCCAGGGCATTTTGCTGTTCTACGTGCTCGCCTGCGATTCCCTCATCCTCTACCGCTTCAAGCTGGTCTTGCCGAACCGACAGGTGGCCCGTGGAGCTGGTTGA
- a CDS encoding ABC transporter ATP-binding protein: MFDPTPNGPHSGESPLLQTIGLTKRYGDFLANDSIDVDIWPKQIHALLGENGAGKSTLVKAIYGLIQPSAGEIRWQGERIALSGPSQARSRGMGMVFQHFSLFDNLTVAENVALGLDGREAFKDMSARLEQVSKTYGLPLDPKREVWQLSVGERQRIEIVRALMQDPKFLILDEPTAVLTPQEADQLFIVLERLKAEGRAILYISHKLEEVKRLCDTATILRGGRKVETSNPRLETAASLARMMVGSEIKQVKAASGRKTTVPRLVVNDLSLAPAEAHGVRLEHISFELKGGEILGIAGVAGNGQDELFAALSGERLSRDPGTVVIDGIAAGHLSITQRRKLGAAFVPEERLGHGTAPRMKLSENALLTGHAASGMVHHGFIDTAATLNTVDRATETFDVRKAKRDPEAASLSGGNLQKFIVGREILRNPAVLVVSQPTWGVDAGAAAVIRQALLDLATSGAAVLVTSQDLDELAEIADRIAVMFHGRLSAPLATGDASREKLGLLMGGSSFEPNEAAHAVGA; this comes from the coding sequence ATGTTCGATCCAACGCCCAACGGCCCGCATTCCGGCGAGTCCCCGCTGCTCCAGACGATCGGGCTCACCAAGCGCTACGGCGATTTCCTCGCCAATGACTCGATCGACGTCGACATCTGGCCGAAGCAGATCCACGCGCTGCTCGGCGAGAACGGTGCCGGCAAGTCGACGCTGGTCAAGGCGATCTACGGATTGATCCAGCCCAGCGCCGGCGAGATTCGGTGGCAGGGTGAACGCATCGCGCTGTCCGGTCCCTCGCAAGCCCGCAGCCGCGGTATGGGCATGGTGTTCCAGCACTTCTCGCTGTTCGACAATCTCACCGTCGCCGAGAACGTCGCGCTTGGCCTCGACGGAAGAGAGGCCTTCAAGGACATGTCGGCGCGGCTGGAGCAGGTGTCGAAGACCTATGGACTGCCGCTCGATCCCAAGCGCGAGGTCTGGCAATTGTCGGTGGGCGAGCGGCAGCGCATCGAGATCGTGCGCGCGCTGATGCAGGACCCGAAATTTTTGATCCTGGACGAACCCACCGCGGTCCTGACGCCGCAGGAGGCCGACCAGCTCTTCATCGTGCTGGAGCGGCTCAAGGCCGAAGGCCGCGCCATCCTCTACATCAGCCACAAGCTCGAGGAGGTGAAGCGTCTCTGCGATACCGCGACGATTCTGCGCGGCGGCAGGAAGGTCGAGACCTCTAATCCCAGGCTCGAGACCGCGGCCTCGCTCGCGCGGATGATGGTCGGCAGCGAGATTAAGCAGGTGAAGGCGGCATCCGGCCGGAAGACCACGGTGCCGCGGCTCGTCGTCAACGATCTCTCGCTCGCCCCAGCCGAGGCGCATGGCGTGCGGCTCGAGCACATTTCGTTCGAGCTGAAGGGCGGTGAGATCCTCGGCATTGCCGGCGTTGCCGGCAACGGCCAGGATGAACTGTTCGCCGCACTGTCCGGCGAGCGCCTGTCCAGGGATCCCGGCACCGTGGTGATCGACGGCATCGCCGCAGGGCATCTGTCGATCACCCAGCGCCGCAAGCTGGGCGCAGCCTTCGTGCCCGAGGAGCGGCTCGGCCACGGCACGGCGCCGCGCATGAAGCTGTCGGAGAACGCGCTGCTCACCGGGCATGCGGCCAGCGGCATGGTTCATCACGGCTTCATCGACACCGCGGCCACGCTGAACACCGTCGACCGCGCGACCGAGACGTTCGACGTCCGCAAGGCCAAGCGCGATCCGGAAGCAGCATCCCTCTCCGGCGGCAACCTGCAAAAATTCATCGTGGGACGCGAGATCTTGCGCAACCCGGCGGTGCTGGTGGTGAGCCAGCCGACCTGGGGGGTCGATGCCGGCGCCGCCGCCGTGATCCGCCAGGCGCTGCTCGATCTCGCAACATCAGGCGCCGCCGTACTGGTCACGAGCCAGGATCTCGACGAGCTCGCAGAGATCGCAGACCGCATCGCCGTGATGTTCCACGGCCGGCTATCCGCGCCGCTCGCCACCGGTGATGCGAGCCGCGAGAAGCTCGGCCTTCTCATGGGCGGCAGCAGCTTTGAGCCGAACGAGGCCGCGCATGCAGTTGGTGCTTGA
- a CDS encoding nucleoside deaminase codes for MDGASERDEHFLRLSFAVARRSLSHGNHPFGCIVIDADGKVLIETENGYMPDRDGTAHAERLAATQACRTLGREVLMTATLYSSAEPCAMCAGAIYWAGIGRVVYGLSEHRLRGVTGNHPENPTLDLPCREVFARGQRPTVVVGPLLEDEAEGLHDGAWTK; via the coding sequence ATGGACGGCGCATCAGAGCGCGACGAGCACTTCCTGCGTCTGTCGTTCGCGGTCGCCCGCCGCTCGCTCAGCCATGGCAACCATCCATTCGGCTGCATCGTCATCGATGCGGACGGCAAGGTGCTGATCGAGACCGAGAACGGCTACATGCCGGACCGCGACGGCACCGCGCATGCCGAGCGCCTCGCGGCGACGCAGGCCTGCCGCACGCTCGGACGCGAGGTGCTGATGACTGCCACGCTCTATTCCTCGGCCGAGCCGTGTGCGATGTGCGCCGGCGCGATCTACTGGGCCGGAATCGGGCGCGTGGTCTATGGCCTCAGCGAACACCGCCTGCGCGGCGTCACGGGCAACCATCCGGAGAACCCGACACTCGACCTGCCATGCCGCGAGGTCTTTGCCCGCGGCCAGCGCCCCACGGTGGTTGTAGGGCCGCTGCTGGAAGACGAAGCCGAAGGGCTGCACGATGGCGCGTGGACGAAGTAA